In the Myxococcus fulvus genome, one interval contains:
- a CDS encoding flagellar hook-length control protein FliK — translation MANESDSTKPTAAPDARAAAPELRLLDRRAFVGFPALEVIPGLRISDFALQIPDVSFPFNVSAGATRYQRKKLSFGFLELSVDADLVTRRVAELAGKLAGIEELRLHFRPGYLEGQGRLPAPERTPFTFKVAFDADGEKLAIYLYDVRLYGFSSTPSVQVPGLLSAAVGALALVPDVEVRGASGFSTRVLPALCQLAAVSRGYKMPSLDTARLSAAEVSSTGLRLRFAAGGLPPPSAPDEELLLTLEGARAFADAEGLIAQGRLAEARQVYLQAGDAQDAHPFAAERLLSLLVADPQAHELALDVAATLQRRRDRSPAALWGEAVVRERRGEGARAAERYLALCALARRTSEEAAAFFSAEAAARCSRDTAPQVAVKALHELLGLKPDHLPSLKALARASDQARDRAGAVRAYRRLAALARDPHEAADAHVHLARLCAQTEDDIAGARLHCEAALRLAPDQADALLLLGELCHRGGEHLRALKALDRLREVSMARHELDRVGHADLMAGRVWEEGLKQPENALLRYREAVSLLPGEPEPLFAAARVAEGLGRLQEALAGYQQALELAGPAPRSEGIRHAAHASHHALARLYRSRLGDPARSREHLESALALDPRDALALEELIPYFRITGKALELADALEKSAALQDEPSKRAASWAEAGELYRGRLQQPEKAERLLLLALEADADHRPSLESLLALAEARRDGPLLTRCLSALARLSTDVKERAQKYRRLAVAARDLAFDLDLAVHSLQEVLRAEPDDLPALGELCALQRKRADMAGLAVALEERARVAEAQGDKRLAAAALRELAGVLEARLGRVGDALVALEKAARLAPDSAVLLDLADLSLRCDRPEHARRALESLLSTLPRTAAPEKLADVRARLGRACEMLGDREGAIAAYAQALPLRRLDDALAARLEALYTEAGETQALAELWAGRAQALMGAERAEEAAPLFLQSARALLERGEKSAALLRLSAALEASPEGPLAAEVLESLAELELERGEKLEAARLYARRAVLVPEDRAGARLLFRASLLAAGTSREEAFLAEALERDASFAPARQRRGELKLPTDARAALDDFEAVLALPPVDADAPREAERVSLTRKAAGAAVRAGRTDAARRLLAEYCIRAPEDLDARVELASLHRKSGAREALADLLVELWPRLSGEPRRAARRELAELSLSLGRAGAAMDSLRSLRLEEPHDTWAAQALLDLLPPPGTGSMEEEAERLELLGALVTSSSGEERAELLARRAVLHRASHRVSAAREDFSEAATLSRRPAPLLLALAELARESEDEAGELEVWRRAVVADAQLGTRARERLLALGTTLAQKDVRPLAREALLAAVALSPSEAERCDAWFTLADLARRDERPDEEATALAEAAKQGPTPRRVEAHLARAALLESRGALADARESLRAALALAPRHAGATASLLRVLRTLGDWAALAEVLAAEAPHAGSGEAATMYSELASLYLERLDQPGPAEAALRHALRLTPDDANARRQLVSLVAGRGELREAAALLETAAESAGATEAAALLREGAAYARDAEDLERALKLSRKAHALVPARGAELASLAELLYLRGAVVEALPLQETLALAVDFSGDAESAEAAWLRLGELAEGAGETKRAVGAYRKLLAERPLCEAAVQRLSALLEKDDPRGAFEVLVTHARALAPSEDTVRRLVVLADKARASLADAGVAASLLSHAAQMAQTPLPLRLRLAALYRETGRSLELLTELRQVAALSLQVGDVAATLAAHDEEARLAESTGRADDALRALADARDLLESRGRPAEAAASERRRAELLRDVKLDLSAAEGALDRAFSLAEDLGTARLGAALAERRDDAEAEALWLERALPLLDDAKESAALRLRLAKLHLGVLADTEEAERFLREALREDRSLDEAEALLARLLERDGRLAELAAWYEECAEGEPDTERRAGLLQRAAVLYRDRAGRPDAAAAAFIAARSARPDDLDLTAQAAELLHEVKRHADAAEFDAVLLEADPFREPVFTRHRAFLEESEDNQSLAELMLRRAQRQADVDAAASYLAAARAFRAGGARERALLCEDRAFELDPASVEAFEQVRERAATDVRRLSELLAQRARALPREQSLPLLRERATRLLDAGEALLAAEAFDVYLASAGDDVEALSARAELAARSGGPAAARPYDRRLLDAGGDALPVPVRARTWLRLGHASLGANAYHDAADAFESVVSLEPDGERGREALSLLAEVHSRTGNAPGLYRASLQLARRAEDTATAEVLYRRAADLFEDPREAIDALLPLARLRPADATVIDRAVAGLRAMGRHGDLLAVYESGAEAAGGARAAELLLAAATVAAESLADADAAWELTQRAAEAAPEDVTALRALVTGLRERRDTARLRQALERLVPRLEDADEAALLRLELAALLEAEGEASTAREALEAVVERGASGAGYAVALEELEKLLTDAPARRAEVQVARAELTSGRERRSLMLAAARAFESAGRLPDALKAAKAAAAVEPDVDATLRVAHLYRASGESPKAATALLQAARLASPDERPPLLLEAADLWEKAGEHGEALEVIERIATEAPDMLAPSELAERFGRLGAFARALQVGFAPAMLAGELTDALAMAAQAGDAARTREALWALVAQADADPAHASALADGLRAEHDAEGLLELAALSVPRDAAFAVALRDEVLRAPDAPELQRLRALDELSTDAGFAARLTLLLPGLEKHPEALSVAVLDRVRALPDASRVEALAMAAEGWTSRRKSLLLERHMLEYSLGRFDAAARTLGQLIEVEEDARARATLHLEQGELLLSPLERTDEARAAFERALEDDATCVTALHNLLALVDEAEDPAAFVSLAERLVATEGPAAATQHRERWADAYEMLGQVAEAAAQLEALPETEERLARRARLAEERGLTGEALRLRERLTDEPGMLESILRGYLDAQLVAPAARLAERLLDGAGLSPEVLRLACERLSPVSEGAGFATRVWPGLLRESPLDVDGWTLFAEALRLVGRQDAAERADGIGAALSSSTAQVTRVPVSPLPLASGFQHAPPARVLPVTTESFPRLFAALRPALTSLGAGSLAVGVDPIGGVEAYLTAPDALVLGAGALACFDAVELGYLCALALALGEAGVKLSRPGEVPGFDEAAVAAFRAVPSSLAAGRVLARLDAKVRGGDPARVDVGAVLAQGETFRAVALCVLDLG, via the coding sequence ATGGCCAACGAGAGCGACTCCACCAAGCCCACCGCGGCGCCCGACGCGCGCGCCGCCGCACCCGAGCTGCGCCTGCTGGACCGCAGGGCGTTCGTGGGCTTCCCCGCGCTCGAAGTCATCCCCGGGCTGCGCATCTCCGACTTCGCGCTCCAGATTCCGGACGTCAGCTTCCCCTTCAACGTCAGCGCCGGGGCCACGCGTTATCAGCGCAAGAAGCTGAGCTTCGGCTTCCTGGAGCTGAGCGTCGACGCGGACCTCGTCACGCGGCGGGTGGCGGAACTCGCGGGGAAGCTGGCGGGCATCGAGGAGCTGCGGCTGCACTTCCGTCCCGGCTACCTGGAGGGACAGGGGCGGCTGCCTGCGCCGGAGCGCACGCCGTTCACGTTCAAGGTCGCCTTCGACGCGGATGGCGAGAAGCTCGCCATCTACCTGTACGACGTGCGGCTGTACGGCTTCTCGTCGACGCCGTCGGTGCAGGTGCCGGGGTTGTTGTCCGCGGCGGTGGGCGCGCTGGCGCTGGTGCCCGACGTGGAGGTGCGCGGGGCCTCGGGGTTCTCCACGCGCGTGCTGCCCGCGCTGTGTCAGCTCGCGGCGGTGAGCCGGGGCTACAAGATGCCGTCGCTGGACACGGCGCGGCTGTCCGCCGCCGAGGTGTCGAGCACGGGCCTGCGGCTGCGCTTCGCGGCGGGGGGGCTGCCGCCTCCGTCCGCGCCGGATGAGGAGCTGCTGCTCACGCTCGAGGGCGCGCGGGCGTTCGCGGACGCGGAGGGGCTCATCGCCCAGGGCCGTCTGGCCGAGGCGCGGCAGGTGTATCTGCAGGCCGGGGACGCGCAGGACGCGCACCCGTTCGCGGCGGAGCGGCTGTTGTCGCTCCTGGTCGCGGACCCCCAGGCGCACGAGCTGGCCCTGGACGTGGCGGCCACGCTCCAGCGCAGGAGGGACAGGAGCCCCGCGGCGCTGTGGGGCGAGGCGGTGGTGCGCGAGCGCCGGGGCGAGGGTGCTCGCGCGGCCGAGCGCTATCTGGCGCTGTGCGCGCTGGCGCGTCGCACGTCCGAGGAGGCCGCGGCCTTCTTCTCCGCCGAGGCCGCCGCGCGCTGCTCTCGCGACACCGCGCCCCAGGTCGCGGTGAAGGCGCTGCACGAACTCTTGGGGTTGAAGCCGGACCACCTGCCGTCGCTCAAGGCGCTGGCGCGCGCGTCGGACCAGGCGCGCGACAGGGCCGGCGCGGTGCGGGCCTATCGCCGGCTGGCGGCGCTCGCTCGCGACCCGCACGAGGCCGCGGACGCGCACGTGCACCTGGCCCGGCTGTGCGCGCAGACGGAGGACGACATCGCCGGCGCGCGCCTGCACTGCGAGGCCGCGCTGCGACTGGCGCCGGACCAGGCCGATGCGCTGCTGCTGCTCGGTGAGCTGTGTCACCGGGGGGGCGAGCACCTGCGCGCGCTCAAGGCGTTGGACCGCCTGCGCGAGGTCTCCATGGCCCGGCACGAGCTGGACCGGGTGGGCCACGCCGACCTGATGGCCGGCCGCGTGTGGGAAGAGGGCCTGAAGCAGCCGGAGAACGCGCTGCTCCGCTACCGCGAGGCGGTGTCGCTGCTCCCCGGTGAGCCCGAGCCGCTGTTCGCCGCCGCGCGCGTGGCGGAGGGGCTGGGCCGGTTGCAGGAGGCGCTCGCGGGCTACCAGCAGGCGCTGGAGCTGGCGGGGCCGGCGCCGCGCTCGGAGGGCATCCGCCACGCGGCGCATGCGAGCCACCACGCGCTGGCCAGGCTGTACCGCTCGCGGCTGGGAGACCCGGCGCGCTCGCGTGAGCACCTGGAGTCCGCGCTCGCGCTGGACCCTCGCGACGCGCTGGCGCTCGAGGAGCTGATTCCGTACTTCCGCATCACCGGCAAGGCGCTGGAGCTGGCCGACGCGCTGGAGAAGTCCGCCGCGCTCCAGGACGAGCCCTCCAAGCGCGCCGCGTCCTGGGCGGAGGCGGGCGAGCTGTACCGCGGGCGGCTGCAGCAGCCGGAGAAGGCGGAGCGACTGCTGTTGCTCGCGCTGGAGGCGGACGCGGACCACCGGCCGTCGCTGGAGTCCCTGCTGGCGCTGGCCGAGGCGCGGCGCGACGGTCCGCTGCTCACGCGGTGCCTGTCCGCGCTGGCGCGGCTGTCCACCGACGTGAAGGAGCGCGCGCAGAAGTACCGGCGCCTCGCGGTGGCCGCTCGCGACCTGGCCTTCGATTTGGACCTGGCGGTGCACTCGCTGCAGGAGGTGCTCCGCGCGGAGCCCGATGACCTGCCGGCGCTGGGTGAGCTGTGCGCCCTGCAGCGCAAGCGCGCGGACATGGCCGGGCTGGCCGTGGCGCTGGAGGAGCGCGCGCGGGTGGCCGAGGCGCAGGGCGACAAGCGACTGGCGGCGGCCGCGCTGCGCGAGCTGGCCGGGGTGCTGGAGGCCCGGCTGGGGCGCGTGGGCGATGCGCTGGTGGCGCTGGAGAAGGCGGCGCGGCTCGCGCCCGACTCCGCGGTGCTGTTGGACCTGGCGGACCTGTCCCTGCGCTGCGACCGCCCCGAGCATGCGCGGCGCGCGCTGGAGTCGCTGTTGTCCACGCTGCCTCGCACGGCGGCGCCGGAGAAGCTGGCGGACGTGCGGGCCCGGCTGGGTCGCGCGTGCGAGATGCTCGGCGACCGCGAGGGCGCCATCGCCGCGTACGCGCAGGCGCTGCCCTTGCGCCGGCTGGATGACGCGCTGGCCGCGCGGCTGGAGGCCCTCTACACCGAGGCCGGCGAGACGCAGGCGCTGGCCGAGCTGTGGGCGGGACGCGCGCAGGCGCTGATGGGCGCCGAGCGGGCCGAGGAGGCCGCGCCGCTGTTCCTGCAGAGCGCTCGCGCGCTGCTCGAGCGGGGCGAGAAGTCCGCCGCGCTGCTGCGCCTGTCCGCCGCGCTGGAGGCGAGCCCCGAGGGCCCGCTGGCGGCCGAGGTGCTGGAGTCGCTGGCCGAGCTGGAGCTGGAGCGGGGCGAGAAGCTGGAGGCCGCGCGCCTGTACGCGCGGCGCGCCGTGCTGGTGCCCGAGGACCGCGCGGGCGCGCGGCTCTTGTTCCGCGCGTCGCTGCTCGCGGCGGGGACCAGTCGCGAGGAGGCGTTCCTCGCCGAGGCGCTGGAGCGCGACGCGTCCTTCGCTCCCGCGCGGCAGCGTCGGGGTGAGCTGAAGCTGCCCACCGATGCGCGGGCCGCGCTGGACGACTTCGAGGCGGTGCTGGCGCTGCCTCCCGTGGACGCCGACGCGCCTCGCGAGGCGGAGCGGGTGTCCCTCACGCGCAAGGCCGCGGGCGCCGCCGTGCGCGCGGGCCGCACCGACGCCGCGCGCCGGCTGTTGGCCGAGTACTGCATCCGCGCGCCGGAGGACCTGGACGCGCGCGTGGAGCTGGCCAGCCTGCACCGCAAGTCAGGCGCTCGCGAGGCGCTGGCGGACCTGCTGGTGGAGCTGTGGCCGCGCCTGTCCGGCGAGCCTCGCCGCGCGGCCCGTCGCGAGCTGGCGGAGCTGTCGCTGTCGCTGGGACGCGCGGGCGCTGCGATGGACTCGCTGCGCAGCCTGCGCCTCGAGGAGCCGCACGACACGTGGGCGGCGCAGGCGCTGCTCGACCTGCTGCCCCCGCCGGGCACGGGCTCCATGGAGGAGGAGGCCGAGCGTCTGGAGCTGCTGGGCGCCCTGGTGACCTCCTCGTCGGGAGAGGAGCGCGCGGAGTTGCTCGCGCGCCGCGCCGTGCTGCACCGCGCCTCCCACCGGGTGTCCGCCGCGCGCGAGGACTTCTCCGAGGCCGCCACGCTGTCTCGCCGTCCCGCGCCGCTGCTGCTGGCGCTGGCGGAGCTGGCGCGTGAGTCCGAGGACGAGGCGGGCGAGCTGGAGGTGTGGCGTCGCGCGGTGGTCGCCGATGCCCAGCTCGGCACGCGCGCCCGCGAGCGACTGCTCGCCCTGGGGACGACGCTGGCGCAGAAGGATGTCCGGCCGCTGGCGCGCGAGGCGTTGCTCGCCGCCGTCGCCCTGTCGCCCTCGGAGGCGGAGCGCTGCGACGCCTGGTTCACCCTGGCCGACCTGGCCCGCCGTGACGAGCGCCCGGACGAGGAGGCCACCGCGCTGGCCGAGGCCGCGAAGCAGGGCCCCACGCCCCGTCGCGTCGAGGCGCACCTGGCCCGCGCCGCGTTGCTGGAGTCGCGCGGCGCGCTGGCCGATGCGCGCGAGAGCCTGCGGGCGGCGCTGGCGCTGGCGCCCCGACACGCGGGCGCCACGGCGTCGCTGCTGCGCGTGCTGCGGACCCTGGGAGACTGGGCCGCGCTGGCCGAGGTGCTCGCGGCCGAGGCGCCTCACGCCGGGTCGGGCGAGGCCGCGACGATGTACTCGGAGCTGGCGTCGCTCTACCTGGAGCGACTCGACCAGCCGGGCCCCGCCGAGGCGGCGCTGCGCCACGCGCTGCGGCTGACCCCGGACGACGCGAACGCGCGGCGCCAGCTGGTGTCCCTGGTCGCGGGCCGGGGCGAGCTGCGCGAGGCCGCGGCGCTGCTGGAGACCGCCGCCGAGAGCGCGGGCGCGACGGAGGCCGCCGCGCTGCTGCGCGAGGGCGCCGCCTACGCGCGCGACGCGGAGGACCTGGAGCGCGCGCTGAAGCTGTCGCGCAAGGCGCACGCCCTGGTGCCCGCGCGCGGCGCGGAGCTGGCCTCGCTGGCGGAGCTGCTCTACCTGCGCGGCGCGGTGGTGGAGGCGCTGCCGCTCCAGGAGACGCTGGCCCTGGCGGTGGACTTCTCGGGCGATGCCGAATCCGCCGAGGCGGCCTGGCTGCGGCTGGGCGAGCTGGCGGAGGGCGCGGGCGAGACGAAGCGCGCGGTGGGCGCGTACCGGAAGCTGCTCGCCGAGCGTCCCTTGTGCGAGGCCGCGGTGCAGCGGCTCTCCGCGCTCTTGGAGAAGGACGACCCGCGCGGCGCCTTCGAGGTGCTCGTCACCCACGCGCGCGCGCTGGCGCCGTCCGAGGACACGGTGCGGCGGCTCGTCGTGCTGGCGGACAAGGCGCGCGCCTCGCTCGCGGACGCGGGTGTCGCGGCGTCGCTCTTGTCGCACGCGGCCCAGATGGCCCAGACGCCGCTGCCCCTGCGGCTGCGGCTCGCCGCGCTGTACCGCGAGACGGGGCGCTCGCTGGAGCTGCTCACGGAGCTGCGTCAGGTGGCCGCGCTCAGCCTCCAGGTGGGCGACGTGGCGGCGACGCTCGCGGCCCACGACGAAGAGGCCCGGCTGGCCGAGTCCACCGGCCGCGCGGACGACGCGCTGCGCGCGCTCGCGGATGCACGCGACCTGCTGGAGTCGCGGGGCCGTCCCGCCGAGGCCGCCGCGTCCGAGCGCCGCCGCGCGGAACTCTTGCGCGACGTGAAGCTGGACCTCTCGGCCGCGGAGGGCGCGCTGGACCGGGCCTTCTCGCTGGCGGAGGACCTGGGCACCGCGCGACTGGGCGCCGCGCTGGCCGAGCGCCGCGACGACGCCGAGGCCGAGGCCCTGTGGCTGGAGCGCGCGCTGCCGCTGCTGGACGACGCCAAGGAGTCCGCGGCGCTGCGGCTGCGGCTGGCGAAGCTGCACCTGGGCGTGCTCGCGGACACGGAGGAGGCGGAGCGCTTCCTGCGCGAGGCGCTGCGCGAGGACCGCTCGCTCGACGAGGCCGAGGCGCTGCTGGCCCGGCTGTTGGAGCGCGACGGCCGCCTGGCGGAGCTGGCCGCCTGGTACGAGGAGTGCGCCGAGGGCGAGCCGGACACGGAGCGCCGCGCCGGGCTGCTCCAGCGCGCCGCGGTGCTGTACCGCGACAGGGCGGGGCGCCCCGACGCGGCCGCCGCGGCCTTCATCGCCGCGCGCTCGGCGCGTCCGGACGACCTGGACCTCACCGCGCAGGCCGCGGAGCTGTTGCACGAGGTGAAGCGCCACGCGGACGCCGCCGAGTTCGACGCGGTGCTGCTGGAGGCCGACCCGTTCCGCGAGCCCGTCTTCACTCGGCACCGCGCCTTCCTGGAGGAGTCCGAGGACAACCAGTCGCTCGCGGAGCTGATGCTGCGGCGCGCCCAGCGTCAGGCCGACGTGGACGCCGCGGCCAGCTACCTGGCGGCGGCCCGGGCCTTCCGCGCGGGAGGCGCCCGCGAGCGCGCGCTCTTGTGCGAGGACCGCGCCTTCGAGCTGGACCCCGCGAGCGTGGAGGCCTTCGAGCAGGTGCGCGAGCGCGCGGCCACGGACGTGCGCCGGCTGTCGGAGCTGCTCGCCCAGCGCGCGCGGGCCCTGCCTCGCGAGCAGTCGCTGCCCCTCCTTCGCGAGCGCGCCACGCGCCTCTTGGACGCGGGCGAGGCGCTCTTGGCCGCCGAGGCCTTCGACGTGTACCTGGCGAGCGCGGGCGACGACGTGGAGGCGCTGTCCGCCCGCGCGGAGCTGGCGGCTCGCAGTGGTGGCCCCGCCGCCGCGCGGCCGTATGACCGGCGGCTGCTGGACGCGGGCGGAGACGCGCTGCCCGTTCCCGTGCGCGCGCGGACGTGGCTGCGGCTGGGCCATGCGTCGCTGGGCGCGAACGCGTACCACGACGCGGCGGATGCCTTCGAGTCGGTGGTGTCGCTGGAGCCCGACGGCGAGCGCGGTCGCGAGGCGCTGTCACTGCTGGCGGAGGTGCACTCGCGCACGGGCAACGCGCCGGGGCTGTACCGCGCCTCGCTGCAGCTGGCCAGGCGGGCGGAGGACACGGCGACGGCGGAGGTGCTGTACCGCCGCGCGGCGGACCTGTTCGAGGACCCGAGGGAGGCCATCGACGCGCTGCTGCCCCTGGCGCGGCTGCGTCCCGCCGACGCCACCGTCATCGACCGGGCCGTCGCGGGCCTGCGCGCGATGGGCCGCCACGGCGACCTCCTGGCGGTGTACGAGTCCGGCGCCGAGGCCGCGGGAGGCGCACGCGCCGCCGAACTGCTCCTGGCCGCCGCCACCGTGGCCGCCGAGTCGCTCGCGGACGCGGACGCGGCGTGGGAGCTCACCCAGCGCGCCGCCGAGGCCGCGCCCGAGGACGTCACCGCGCTGCGCGCCCTGGTGACGGGGCTGCGCGAGCGCCGCGACACGGCCCGGCTGCGTCAGGCCCTGGAGCGGCTGGTGCCGCGCCTGGAGGACGCGGACGAGGCGGCCCTGCTGCGGTTGGAGCTGGCCGCGCTGCTGGAGGCCGAGGGTGAGGCGTCCACGGCCCGCGAGGCGCTGGAGGCGGTGGTGGAGCGCGGCGCCTCGGGCGCGGGCTACGCCGTCGCGCTGGAGGAGCTGGAGAAGCTGCTGACGGACGCGCCCGCGCGTCGGGCCGAGGTCCAGGTGGCCCGCGCCGAGCTGACGTCGGGGCGCGAGCGCCGCTCACTGATGCTCGCGGCGGCCCGTGCCTTCGAGAGCGCGGGGCGCCTGCCGGACGCGCTGAAGGCGGCGAAGGCCGCGGCGGCCGTCGAGCCGGACGTGGACGCCACGCTGCGGGTCGCCCACCTGTATCGGGCCTCGGGCGAGTCCCCCAAGGCCGCGACGGCGCTGCTGCAGGCGGCCCGGCTCGCGTCGCCGGACGAGCGTCCGCCGCTGCTGCTGGAGGCCGCGGACCTCTGGGAGAAGGCGGGCGAGCACGGCGAGGCGCTGGAGGTCATCGAGCGCATCGCCACCGAGGCGCCGGACATGCTCGCGCCGTCGGAGCTGGCGGAGCGCTTCGGCCGGCTGGGCGCCTTCGCCCGCGCGCTCCAGGTCGGCTTCGCGCCCGCGATGCTGGCCGGCGAGCTGACGGACGCGCTGGCCATGGCCGCGCAGGCTGGAGACGCGGCCCGTACGCGCGAGGCGCTGTGGGCCCTGGTCGCGCAGGCGGACGCGGACCCCGCCCACGCCTCCGCGCTCGCGGATGGCTTGCGCGCGGAGCACGACGCGGAGGGGCTGCTGGAGCTGGCGGCCCTGTCCGTGCCGAGGGACGCGGCCTTCGCCGTGGCCCTGCGCGACGAGGTGCTGCGCGCCCCGGACGCGCCCGAGCTGCAGCGGCTGCGCGCGCTGGACGAGCTGTCGACCGACGCGGGCTTCGCGGCCCGGCTCACGCTGCTGTTGCCTGGCCTCGAGAAGCACCCGGAGGCGCTCTCGGTGGCCGTGCTGGACCGGGTGCGCGCGCTGCCGGACGCGTCGCGCGTGGAAGCGCTCGCCATGGCGGCGGAGGGCTGGACGTCCCGCCGCAAGTCGCTGCTGCTCGAGCGCCACATGCTGGAGTACAGCCTGGGCCGCTTCGACGCCGCCGCGCGCACGCTGGGCCAGCTCATCGAGGTGGAGGAGGACGCGCGAGCACGCGCCACCCTGCACCTGGAGCAGGGCGAGCTGTTGCTCAGCCCGCTGGAGCGGACCGACGAGGCCCGCGCGGCCTTCGAGCGCGCGCTGGAGGATGACGCCACCTGCGTGACGGCGCTGCACAACCTGCTCGCGCTGGTGGACGAGGCCGAGGACCCGGCCGCCTTCGTGTCCCTCGCCGAGCGCCTGGTGGCCACGGAAGGGCCCGCCGCCGCGACGCAGCACCGCGAGCGCTGGGCGGACGCGTACGAGATGCTGGGCCAGGTGGCCGAGGCCGCCGCCCAGCTGGAGGCGCTGCCGGAGACCGAGGAGCGCCTGGCCCGCCGCGCGAGGCTCGCGGAGGAGCGGGGCCTCACGGGCGAGGCGCTGCGGCTGCGCGAGCGGCTCACCGACGAGCCGGGGATGCTGGAGTCCATTCTGCGCGGCTACCTGGACGCGCAGCTGGTGGCCCCCGCGGCCCGGCTCGCCGAGCGCCTCCTCGACGGCGCGGGCCTGTCGCCGGAGGTCCTCCGCCTGGCCTGTGAGCGGCTGTCGCCCGTGTCGGAGGGCGCCGGGTTCGCCACGCGCGTGTGGCCGGGGCTCCTGCGCGAGTCCCCGCTGGACGTGGATGGCTGGACGCTCTTCGCCGAGGCCCTGCGGCTCGTCGGACGTCAGGACGCGGCCGAGCGCGCGGATGGCATCGGCGCGGCGCTCTCCTCCAGCACCGCGCAGGTGACGCGGGTGCCGGTGTCGCCGCTGCCTTTGGCCTCGGGCTTCCAGCACGCGCCGCCCGCCCGGGTGCTGCCGGTGACGACCGAGAGCTTCCCGCGCCTGTTCGCCGCGCTGCGGCCCGCGCTGACGTCCCTGGGCGCCGGGTCGCTGGCGGTGGGCGTGGACCCCATCGGCGGGGTGGAGGCGTACCTCACCGCGCCGGACGCCCTGGTGCTGGGCGCGGGCGCGCTCGCGTGCTTCGACGCGGTGGAGCTGGGCTACCTGTGCGCGCTGGCCCTGGCGCTCGGAGAGGCGGGCGTGAAGCTTTCCCGCCCGGGCGAAGTCCCCGGCTTCGACGAAGCGGCCGTGGCGGCCTTCCGCGCGGTGCCCTCGTCGCTCGCGGCGGGGCGCGTGCTGGCCCGGCTGGATGCCAAGGTGCGCGGGGGTGACCCGGCGCGGGTGGATGTGGGCGCGGTGCTCGCACAAGGGGAGACCTTCCGGGCGGTGGCCCTTTGCGTGCTCGACCTCGGGTAG